A stretch of Anaerolineae bacterium DNA encodes these proteins:
- a CDS encoding aspartate aminotransferase family protein: MTSQDWDSEELKRDALRYILPNFADNVELGKERPYIFVRGEGCYVYDIDGNRYLDTFASLLTTISGHNRPEVARAVQEQMSQLEFFPNYVDGFTVPAIRLAKKLAEIAPGDLSVTFFVNDGSEACETAIKLAKQYFWEKGERSRYKIVARRYCYHGATYGGLSATGLPWFREPFHPLTPGFVHVMPPYCYRCELGLEPSSCGIACLRQTEEVIRWEGPKSVAAVIVDPIAGSNTGYPVPPDGYLQGLRELCDRYGILLIFDEVQTGFGKTGRMFGCEHWGVAPDIMAIAKGFSGGYLPLGATLLTPRIAEAFSKPGSEFRHGHTYAGHPTACAAALANIEIIEREDLVARAARMGDYLRSRLEDLYRYPVVGDVRGIGLLLAVELVADRVKRTPIEPSMAVGSWIRNRCYELGIILRNNGDILVLAPSLILTKEQADETVDTLHRVIPEAIDRFGL; the protein is encoded by the coding sequence TTGACGAGCCAGGATTGGGACAGCGAGGAACTCAAGCGAGACGCTCTCCGATACATCCTGCCCAACTTTGCCGACAACGTGGAACTGGGCAAAGAACGTCCCTACATCTTTGTCCGGGGCGAAGGCTGCTACGTCTACGACATAGACGGCAACCGGTATCTGGACACCTTTGCTTCGCTCCTAACGACCATATCGGGCCACAACCGGCCCGAGGTGGCTCGAGCGGTGCAGGAGCAAATGAGCCAGCTGGAGTTCTTCCCCAACTACGTTGACGGGTTCACGGTTCCGGCGATCAGGTTGGCCAAGAAGCTGGCGGAGATAGCGCCGGGGGACCTCTCGGTGACGTTCTTCGTCAACGACGGATCGGAGGCGTGCGAGACGGCCATCAAGTTGGCCAAGCAGTACTTCTGGGAGAAAGGTGAGCGGAGCCGGTACAAGATCGTGGCCCGGCGCTACTGCTACCATGGCGCGACCTATGGGGGGCTTTCGGCCACCGGGCTGCCCTGGTTCCGGGAGCCCTTCCACCCACTCACGCCAGGCTTCGTCCACGTGATGCCCCCATACTGCTATCGCTGCGAGCTGGGTCTGGAGCCTTCTTCCTGCGGCATCGCCTGTCTGCGTCAAACCGAGGAGGTCATCCGCTGGGAGGGCCCCAAGTCGGTGGCGGCGGTGATAGTAGACCCCATCGCGGGATCGAACACAGGCTATCCGGTACCGCCCGACGGCTACTTGCAGGGTCTGCGCGAGTTGTGCGACCGGTACGGCATTCTGCTCATCTTCGACGAGGTCCAGACGGGGTTCGGCAAGACGGGGAGAATGTTCGGCTGCGAGCATTGGGGTGTCGCTCCTGACATCATGGCCATTGCCAAGGGGTTCTCGGGTGGCTACCTTCCCCTGGGGGCGACCCTACTCACTCCTAGGATAGCAGAGGCTTTCAGCAAGCCGGGCTCAGAATTCAGGCACGGGCACACCTATGCCGGGCACCCCACGGCCTGCGCTGCTGCCCTGGCGAACATCGAGATCATCGAGCGAGAAGACCTGGTGGCGCGCGCCGCTCGGATGGGCGATTACCTGAGAAGCCGGCTGGAAGACCTCTACCGCTATCCGGTGGTGGGAGACGTGCGGGGCATTGGGTTGCTGCTGGCAGTCGAACTGGTGGCCGACAGGGTGAAGAGGACCCCGATCGAGCCCTCAATGGCAGTGGGCAGCTGGATCCGGAACCGCTGCTACGAGTTGGGTATCATCCTGCGCAACAACGGCGATATCCTGGTACTGGCACCATCGCTCATCCTTACCAAGGAGCAAGCGGACGAGACGGTGGATACACTGCACCGGGTGATTCCTGAGGCGATTGATAGGTTCGGGCTGTGA
- a CDS encoding FHA domain-containing protein yields MEDDAILIVKEGPERGRRWPLVRDRIVIGRSPEADVCIPDRRISSSHAEISRRDGRYHLRDLGSKNGTYVNGQLLDSERVLTDGDEIHLALVVTLTFVDAGRTMPLIFGGALEPGLKLDPQSRRVWVSGCELEPPLSQAQFRLLQLLVEAKGAVCSRDEVMAAVWPGEAEEGITEQAIDALVRRLRERLAEVDPDHSYVLTVRGHGFRLEQKGV; encoded by the coding sequence ATGGAGGACGATGCCATCCTGATAGTGAAGGAGGGGCCCGAGCGCGGTCGACGCTGGCCGCTGGTGCGGGACAGGATCGTCATTGGCCGCAGTCCGGAGGCCGATGTCTGCATACCGGATCGCCGCATTTCCAGCAGCCACGCCGAGATCAGCCGTCGGGATGGGCGGTACCACTTGCGCGATCTGGGGAGTAAGAACGGCACGTACGTGAACGGCCAGCTTCTGGACTCGGAGCGCGTGCTGACGGACGGCGACGAGATACACCTGGCTCTGGTAGTAACCCTGACTTTCGTGGATGCAGGGCGGACGATGCCCCTCATTTTCGGCGGTGCTCTGGAGCCGGGCCTCAAGCTGGATCCCCAGTCCCGGCGGGTCTGGGTGAGTGGCTGTGAGCTGGAGCCTCCGCTGTCCCAGGCGCAGTTCCGGCTGCTCCAGTTGTTGGTGGAGGCCAAGGGCGCGGTGTGCTCCCGGGACGAGGTCATGGCGGCTGTCTGGCCGGGCGAGGCGGAGGAGGGCATCACGGAGCAGGCCATCGATGCCCTGGTGCGGCGCCTTCGGGAACGACTGGCAGAGGTGGACCCCGACCACAGTTACGTTCTGACGGTTCGGGGGCACGGTTTCCGGCTGGAGCAGAAGGGGGTGTGA
- a CDS encoding sugar ABC transporter permease, giving the protein MGIVRLSPRVRRKLRNGLLFTSPWLLGTLIFTIYPIVASLYYSFTDYSVLASGRWVGLLNYRVMFLRDERFYTALKNTLVYACLLVPMSLTLGISIAALLNLKLRGMGIYRAAIYLPTVIPAVAASIVWLWLLDPQYGVANDILRRLGAPTIGWLSDPKWAKPSLVLISTWGLGTTVIIYLAGLQDVPVSLYEAAELDGAGVLRRFRHVTLPMLSPTIFFNLVMTLIGAFGYFTTVFVLTRGQGGPVDSTLVYSLLLYNNAFVYYKMGYASAMAWILFIMVSLVTYLVFRSSGRWVYYGGGG; this is encoded by the coding sequence ATGGGCATTGTGCGCTTGAGCCCCAGGGTAAGACGGAAACTGCGGAACGGCCTTCTGTTTACGTCTCCATGGCTCCTTGGCACGCTCATATTCACCATATACCCCATTGTGGCTTCTCTGTACTACAGCTTCACCGACTACAGCGTTCTCGCGTCCGGCCGGTGGGTTGGTCTCCTGAACTACCGAGTCATGTTCTTGCGAGACGAACGCTTCTACACTGCGCTCAAGAACACCCTCGTCTATGCTTGCCTTCTCGTGCCCATGAGTCTGACCCTGGGCATCAGCATCGCGGCCCTTCTGAATCTCAAGCTGAGGGGCATGGGGATATACCGCGCTGCCATCTACCTGCCCACGGTCATCCCGGCCGTAGCGGCCTCCATCGTGTGGCTGTGGCTCCTGGATCCTCAGTACGGGGTGGCGAACGACATTCTGCGGCGCCTGGGGGCACCGACGATTGGATGGCTGAGCGACCCAAAGTGGGCCAAACCCTCCCTGGTGCTTATCAGCACGTGGGGGCTGGGGACCACCGTCATCATCTATCTCGCAGGGCTCCAAGATGTACCGGTGTCGCTCTATGAGGCCGCCGAACTGGACGGTGCTGGCGTGCTGCGGCGATTCCGGCACGTGACCCTGCCCATGCTCAGCCCGACCATCTTCTTCAACTTGGTGATGACGCTCATAGGCGCGTTTGGCTACTTCACCACTGTGTTCGTGCTCACTCGAGGGCAGGGAGGGCCAGTGGACTCCACGCTGGTCTACTCCCTTCTGCTCTATAACAACGCCTTCGTCTACTACAAGATGGGCTACGCTTCCGCCATGGCCTGGATTCTCTTCATCATGGTGTCACTGGTCACCTACCTGGTGTTCAGAAGCTCCGGTCGGTGGGTGTACTACGGGGGTGGCGGGTGA
- a CDS encoding response regulator: protein MSRELGQPRKRSVPALHDDDLRRPVLNSLLVTLALAAFLGWYGLVNVPSDAALLALVSLGSFLAVAGYTLQQRSPQLAALALCLGLVALVCLGVRLGEPRSALAFLTLPVVISGVLLRPAWAAVWGIGTAAVASFVMRPHPEWPLILLPIATGIVTWLVLRPLYHLLNWSWQRSLESTVLAEQLQDQRGKLNRTIRDLDASYQLLQQTNYDLALARNEADLLRDLRHRFATNLSHELRTPLNIILGFSKLICRKPHLYGYTSWSEALMRDLAEIQSNAAYLSRLVDDVVDLARIDALAMPIQRQPTGLQPLIQDVVQVVSSLALEKGLTLAVDLAPELPTLLIDPQRIRQVLFNLLVNAIRFTDRGSVTVRAALEAGEVVVSVTDTGRGIPEAELSTIFNEFYQVGRPKEEPEAGKGLGLAIAKRLVQLHGGRIWAESVLGQGTTFTFALPVQDKSTARVGQVTPLPVSQPREKPKVLVLDGEGGSAAYLSRRLDAYDFITVRSREELAAASERLRPVAVILGSAEADGYSGAELLLDLPEGASLIRASLPRRESLAQGSGFAATLVKPVSEEDVMAVLAEVLPPGPAEASLLLVDDDRGFVQLLSRMIESASDRRYSLQFAYNGRAALAKLRQSPPDLVLLDLVMPEVSGFEVLRQMRTDPGLEHIPVVAVSAATPGEDQLTTEGAAFSLSKRGTFRPGELVALLETSLRGSTAPAPPGNGEERQ from the coding sequence ATGTCTCGAGAGCTCGGCCAGCCCCGAAAGCGATCTGTCCCTGCGCTGCATGATGATGACCTGAGGCGTCCAGTCCTCAACTCCCTGCTTGTCACCCTGGCGCTGGCAGCCTTCCTTGGATGGTACGGACTGGTCAACGTGCCATCGGATGCGGCCCTGCTTGCCCTGGTTTCGTTGGGCTCCTTCCTGGCCGTGGCCGGCTACACCCTGCAGCAGCGTTCCCCGCAGCTGGCTGCCCTAGCTCTGTGCCTAGGGCTGGTGGCTCTGGTCTGCCTCGGCGTTCGCTTGGGTGAGCCCCGGTCGGCTCTCGCCTTCCTGACCCTGCCAGTGGTCATATCAGGAGTCCTCCTCCGCCCCGCCTGGGCCGCAGTCTGGGGTATCGGTACCGCGGCCGTGGCCAGCTTCGTCATGCGTCCCCACCCGGAGTGGCCGCTAATCCTTCTCCCCATCGCCACCGGCATCGTCACCTGGCTCGTCCTCCGCCCCCTCTACCACCTCCTCAACTGGTCCTGGCAGCGAAGCCTGGAGTCCACCGTCCTCGCCGAACAACTCCAGGACCAGCGCGGCAAGCTCAACCGCACCATCCGAGACCTCGACGCTTCCTACCAGCTCCTCCAGCAGACCAACTACGACCTGGCCTTAGCTCGAAATGAGGCCGACCTCCTCCGAGACCTGAGACACCGCTTCGCCACCAACCTCAGCCACGAACTGCGTACTCCCCTCAACATCATCCTCGGCTTTAGCAAGCTCATCTGCCGCAAGCCTCACCTCTACGGCTACACTTCCTGGAGCGAGGCCCTGATGCGCGACCTGGCCGAGATCCAAAGCAACGCCGCCTACCTCTCCCGCCTGGTGGACGATGTGGTGGACCTGGCCCGCATAGACGCGCTGGCCATGCCCATCCAACGCCAGCCCACCGGCCTGCAGCCTCTCATCCAGGACGTAGTCCAGGTGGTCAGCAGCTTGGCTCTGGAGAAGGGGCTCACCCTGGCCGTGGACCTGGCACCCGAGCTGCCCACTCTCCTGATAGACCCCCAGCGCATACGGCAGGTGCTGTTCAACCTCCTGGTCAATGCCATCCGCTTCACCGATCGGGGCTCGGTCACGGTGCGGGCCGCCCTAGAAGCGGGGGAAGTGGTGGTGAGCGTGACCGACACCGGCCGGGGCATCCCGGAGGCGGAACTGAGCACCATCTTCAACGAGTTCTATCAGGTCGGCCGGCCCAAAGAGGAACCGGAGGCGGGCAAGGGGCTGGGCCTGGCCATCGCCAAGCGTCTGGTGCAGCTTCATGGTGGGCGCATCTGGGCGGAGAGCGTCCTGGGTCAGGGAACTACCTTCACCTTCGCCCTCCCCGTCCAGGATAAGAGCACCGCTCGAGTGGGACAGGTCACCCCGCTGCCGGTGAGCCAGCCGCGGGAGAAGCCCAAGGTCCTGGTACTGGACGGTGAAGGCGGCTCCGCTGCCTACCTCAGCCGTCGCCTCGATGCCTATGACTTCATCACCGTCCGCAGCCGCGAGGAATTGGCCGCCGCCTCCGAGAGGCTACGCCCGGTGGCGGTCATCCTGGGCTCCGCCGAAGCGGACGGGTATTCCGGTGCCGAGCTCCTCCTCGACCTGCCCGAGGGCGCTTCCCTCATTCGGGCCAGCTTGCCCAGAAGAGAGTCCCTGGCCCAGGGGAGCGGATTCGCCGCCACCCTGGTGAAGCCCGTGTCGGAAGAGGACGTGATGGCGGTGCTGGCGGAGGTCTTGCCGCCAGGGCCAGCCGAGGCCAGCCTGCTGCTGGTTGACGATGACCGGGGATTTGTGCAGCTTCTCAGCCGCATGATCGAGTCAGCGAGCGATCGGCGCTACAGTCTTCAGTTTGCCTACAACGGCCGAGCAGCACTGGCCAAGTTGCGGCAATCCCCGCCGGATCTGGTCCTGCTCGATCTGGTCATGCCCGAGGTCAGCGGTTTCGAGGTACTCCGGCAGATGCGAACCGACCCCGGCCTGGAGCACATCCCTGTAGTGGCCGTGAGCGCCGCCACACCCGGCGAGGACCAGCTCACCACCGAAGGCGCAGCCTTCTCCCTGAGCAAGCGGGGCACGTTCCGTCCCGGGGAGCTGGTGGCTCTGCTGGAGACGTCCTTGCGCGGCTCTACCGCCCCGGCTCCGCCAGGCAACGGCGAAGAGCGGCAATGA
- a CDS encoding serine/threonine protein kinase, which produces MARVLDGSIVLHSRYRITELVAQGGMGAVYRADDLRLSGRECALKEIMCPEDGLTDPEDAREQFYREASTLARLDHPNLPKVSDHFSENDRDYLVMDFVPGPDLQTIVDKANAEGRRLSEKQVLEWAEQLCDALEYLHSQEPPVLHRDIKPANIRLTASGLVKLVDFGLVKLMAPDQTRTVTVVHGRGTASYTPLEQYGGETGHTDTRADIYGLGATLYHLLTGQPPLPAKDRFLRPDALPPPQELNPSLSERTDAAICWALAMHPDDRPSSIAQFRAALLGRGALPGSSDWRAALRSNALLLLLALLLLAAATYLTYWPPPRFTGMP; this is translated from the coding sequence GTGGCCCGGGTTCTGGATGGGAGCATTGTCCTGCATTCCCGGTACAGGATAACGGAGCTCGTCGCCCAAGGGGGCATGGGCGCGGTGTACCGGGCGGATGACCTGCGCCTCAGCGGCCGCGAGTGCGCCCTCAAGGAGATTATGTGCCCTGAGGACGGGCTCACCGATCCTGAAGATGCCCGGGAGCAGTTCTACCGGGAGGCCAGCACCCTGGCCCGTCTCGACCACCCCAACCTGCCCAAGGTGTCCGATCACTTCTCCGAGAATGACCGCGACTACCTGGTAATGGACTTTGTCCCCGGTCCGGACTTGCAGACCATCGTAGACAAGGCTAACGCCGAGGGCAGGCGCCTGAGCGAGAAGCAAGTTCTCGAGTGGGCAGAGCAGCTTTGTGATGCCCTTGAGTACCTGCATTCACAGGAGCCACCCGTGCTCCACCGAGACATCAAGCCCGCCAACATCCGCCTGACCGCCAGCGGGTTGGTGAAGCTGGTGGACTTCGGGCTGGTCAAGCTCATGGCCCCCGACCAGACCCGTACTGTCACTGTGGTGCACGGACGGGGCACCGCCAGCTACACTCCCCTGGAGCAGTACGGCGGAGAGACGGGGCACACCGACACTAGGGCCGACATCTACGGCCTGGGCGCTACCCTGTATCACCTGCTCACCGGCCAGCCCCCGCTTCCTGCCAAGGACCGTTTCCTGCGCCCCGATGCCCTGCCGCCCCCCCAGGAACTCAACCCGAGCTTATCCGAGCGCACCGATGCCGCCATCTGCTGGGCCCTGGCGATGCACCCGGACGACCGGCCCTCTTCCATCGCCCAGTTCCGAGCCGCACTCTTGGGCCGCGGCGCCCTGCCGGGCAGCTCCGACTGGCGTGCCGCCCTGCGCTCCAACGCGCTCCTGCTCCTCCTGGCGCTCCTCTTGCTGGCCGCAGCAACCTACCTCACCTATTGGCCGCCGCCACGCTTCACCGGGATGCCGTGA
- a CDS encoding Gfo/Idh/MocA family oxidoreductase encodes MTRLKIAVVGAGVGRAQSWMSTLRKLSQLSDLYQFTALCEAIPKRARENAERWGVKGFTNLLAMLDEAKPDVVLNCAPSDSNSMVLGLCAPRGVNLITEIPIAPTLGIGDWMMAMAKEHGIKLEITEQVYLWAREQLKRKILDSGIIGEITHARLWYVNKADYHGLNGVRMLIGSEARRVLGYTGRAPVPHFVGYEGDLVTEDAWDAAIIEFDSGVVCLFEDPPRGRLTARWDIEGSEGQIVGSDLYIGPLEGASQHYPFRHEYTEANGTRILDHVRVDTSPPIVFENPYKEYQAADDDEVARMQLLVGFHRAVTEDTEPEYGPQNARKDLELLFALRESARLGNAWVELPLRGPTELEKRLEEEFLRLYGHSPFDAQALAGVRIPRGGVRWRVAGWD; translated from the coding sequence GTGACTAGACTGAAGATCGCTGTCGTGGGCGCTGGAGTGGGGAGAGCGCAGAGTTGGATGTCCACGCTGCGGAAGCTGTCCCAGCTTAGCGACCTCTACCAGTTCACGGCCTTGTGTGAGGCCATCCCGAAGCGGGCCAGGGAGAACGCCGAGCGCTGGGGGGTGAAAGGCTTCACCAACCTGCTGGCGATGCTGGACGAGGCGAAGCCCGACGTAGTCCTCAATTGCGCCCCCTCGGACAGCAACTCGATGGTGCTCGGCCTCTGTGCCCCGCGAGGGGTGAACCTGATCACCGAGATACCCATCGCGCCCACGCTTGGCATCGGTGACTGGATGATGGCCATGGCGAAGGAGCACGGCATCAAGCTCGAGATCACCGAGCAGGTCTACCTGTGGGCCCGGGAGCAGCTGAAGCGCAAGATACTCGACTCCGGAATCATCGGCGAGATCACGCACGCCCGGCTCTGGTACGTGAACAAGGCGGACTACCATGGGCTCAATGGCGTGCGTATGCTGATCGGCAGCGAGGCCAGGCGGGTGTTGGGCTATACCGGCAGGGCTCCGGTGCCCCACTTCGTCGGCTACGAGGGCGACCTGGTGACCGAGGATGCCTGGGACGCGGCCATCATTGAGTTCGACAGCGGAGTCGTCTGTCTCTTCGAAGACCCGCCCAGGGGGCGGCTTACCGCCCGCTGGGACATCGAGGGGAGTGAAGGCCAGATAGTGGGCAGCGACCTCTACATCGGTCCTCTGGAGGGTGCGTCTCAGCACTACCCGTTCCGACACGAGTACACTGAAGCCAACGGCACCAGGATTCTTGACCATGTGCGCGTGGACACCTCTCCGCCCATCGTGTTCGAGAATCCATACAAGGAGTACCAGGCAGCCGATGACGACGAAGTGGCACGCATGCAGCTTCTGGTCGGCTTCCACCGGGCGGTCACCGAAGATACCGAGCCCGAGTACGGGCCGCAGAACGCGCGCAAGGATCTAGAGCTGCTGTTCGCTCTGCGGGAGAGCGCGCGCCTCGGCAACGCTTGGGTCGAGCTGCCGCTGCGCGGACCGACGGAACTGGAGAAGCGGCTCGAAGAGGAGTTCCTTCGCCTGTACGGTCACTCGCCATTCGACGCCCAGGCGCTGGCCGGCGTGCGCATCCCCCGCGGTGGAGTGCGTTGGCGCGTGGCCGGTTGGGACTAG
- a CDS encoding extracellular solute-binding protein: MSKEGKVSRRSFVLGGSRLVGAAGAMAALSACAATPQVVEKVVKETVEVEKVVKETVVVEATTAPRSAVVQILMPEFGEYYDQILVDTSDWFREDHPEVTFEWSFAQQHQEKLLTQIASGLAPDITYVNYINGVSIAYRGVLLPMDEWFAAAGLSTDDFLYGVMHSYIWRGRAYAMPITYDAMGFYWNKNVYEEVGLDPEQPPRTIAELEAHSDKILLKDDAGNIQRIGYSPSSSTFVLFAFMRGGQFYDAENDLVTADDPPNVEDLEWEVAQVEKLDVDRMSSFWSAAPGYSSPGNPFTVNTQGLVYGGWWNADFYEKVEGLRYGFTNVPSLTGDPAEQEKLFQPSWAVAVPQGAKEPEWAWRYIKYFTVDNGVECGLHAEQSCCYLPIVEEWIDRWVEEKMAGQIKEYGKEFFTNAMLSARWWPAMPVAAMYNTEVSRAYDFAIHGQGTPAEVLAKTRETVQAELDGVLAALGG; the protein is encoded by the coding sequence ATGAGCAAGGAAGGAAAGGTCTCGCGGCGTTCGTTCGTCCTCGGAGGGTCTAGGCTCGTGGGTGCCGCAGGCGCAATGGCGGCGCTCTCCGCCTGTGCCGCTACGCCGCAGGTGGTGGAGAAGGTAGTCAAGGAGACCGTGGAGGTCGAGAAGGTCGTCAAGGAAACGGTGGTGGTCGAGGCCACAACAGCCCCGCGATCGGCTGTAGTCCAGATTCTCATGCCGGAGTTTGGCGAGTACTACGATCAGATCCTGGTGGATACGAGCGACTGGTTCAGGGAGGATCACCCCGAGGTGACTTTCGAATGGTCATTCGCGCAGCAACACCAGGAGAAGCTGCTGACTCAGATCGCCAGCGGGTTGGCACCCGACATAACGTACGTCAACTACATCAACGGTGTCAGCATAGCGTACCGCGGCGTGCTGCTGCCCATGGACGAGTGGTTTGCCGCCGCAGGGCTCAGCACCGATGACTTCCTCTATGGTGTGATGCACTCCTACATCTGGCGGGGCAGGGCCTATGCTATGCCCATCACTTACGATGCCATGGGCTTCTACTGGAACAAAAATGTCTATGAAGAGGTAGGGCTGGATCCAGAGCAGCCACCCAGGACCATCGCTGAGCTTGAGGCGCACTCCGACAAGATTCTCTTGAAGGACGACGCTGGCAACATCCAGCGAATCGGCTACAGCCCCAGCTCGAGCACTTTCGTTCTGTTCGCCTTCATGCGGGGCGGGCAGTTCTACGACGCGGAGAACGACCTCGTCACTGCCGATGATCCGCCCAATGTCGAGGACCTGGAGTGGGAGGTAGCTCAAGTCGAGAAGCTGGACGTGGATCGGATGAGTTCGTTCTGGTCGGCAGCTCCTGGCTACTCATCTCCAGGGAACCCCTTCACCGTGAATACCCAGGGCCTGGTCTATGGCGGTTGGTGGAACGCTGACTTCTACGAGAAGGTAGAGGGGCTCCGGTATGGGTTCACCAATGTGCCTTCGCTCACAGGAGATCCCGCAGAGCAGGAGAAGCTGTTCCAGCCATCCTGGGCCGTGGCGGTGCCGCAAGGGGCCAAGGAGCCAGAATGGGCCTGGCGGTACATCAAGTACTTCACCGTCGACAACGGGGTGGAGTGCGGCCTGCACGCCGAGCAGTCGTGCTGCTACCTCCCCATCGTGGAGGAGTGGATAGACCGCTGGGTCGAGGAGAAGATGGCGGGCCAGATCAAGGAGTATGGCAAGGAGTTCTTCACCAATGCCATGCTCTCGGCGCGCTGGTGGCCGGCCATGCCTGTGGCGGCTATGTACAACACCGAGGTCTCGCGCGCCTACGACTTCGCTATCCACGGCCAGGGGACACCGGCGGAGGTATTGGCCAAGACGAGGGAGACGGTGCAGGCAGAGCTCGACGGCGTGTTGGCGGCGCTGGGCGGCTAG
- a CDS encoding response regulator, which translates to MSEPLDRDTVHQALLALYDNVQLAQARLVEHFPGVQATLAVDERAEATRSLLLEALDSLRPARPLPFGSPGARSYDVLRLRYLERMRISRIEDELSIGRRQVFRDLEEAEAKLAEVLTSWARSGKDVGALASADDTLSDELLALVSSPGQVSLAEAIAEALAVVQPLAEELGKAVEAPAPGTADDYVLADASMLRQVLVQLLCCAAQASSGHVELTMAGDGDPEEAVVELRFQGRVDATQERRLADARRIALSQGIGCHLGGGPEDGWAISLHLRRGRPVSVLVVEDNPGAIELYRRYLSARCWRVHSLSDPRVTAEVARQSLPDVIVLDIMMPRLDGWSVLRHLRQQPETANIPVLVCSVVEQPELTTILGANAYLTKPVSEGAFIAALRRCLAEPGR; encoded by the coding sequence GTGTCGGAGCCGCTCGACCGGGATACCGTTCACCAGGCGTTGCTGGCGCTGTACGACAACGTGCAGCTGGCGCAGGCCCGCCTCGTCGAGCATTTCCCCGGCGTCCAGGCTACCCTGGCTGTGGACGAGCGGGCGGAAGCCACGCGGTCGTTGCTTCTGGAGGCGCTCGACTCGTTGCGTCCAGCCCGGCCGTTGCCCTTTGGCTCCCCCGGCGCCCGCAGCTATGACGTACTCAGGCTGCGCTACCTGGAGCGCATGCGCATCTCTCGCATCGAGGACGAGCTGTCTATCGGGCGCCGGCAAGTCTTCCGGGACCTGGAGGAGGCCGAGGCCAAGCTGGCCGAGGTCCTGACGTCCTGGGCCCGGTCGGGGAAGGACGTGGGGGCTCTCGCGTCGGCAGATGATACCCTGAGCGACGAGTTGCTGGCCCTGGTCAGCAGTCCGGGACAGGTGAGCCTGGCCGAGGCGATAGCCGAGGCCCTGGCGGTGGTGCAGCCCCTGGCGGAAGAGCTGGGGAAGGCAGTGGAAGCCCCAGCCCCCGGCACCGCTGACGACTACGTCCTGGCCGACGCCAGCATGCTCCGCCAGGTGTTGGTCCAGCTGCTCTGCTGTGCCGCTCAGGCCAGCTCCGGCCACGTCGAGCTGACGATGGCCGGGGACGGCGACCCCGAGGAGGCGGTGGTGGAGCTGCGGTTCCAAGGTCGGGTGGATGCCACCCAGGAGCGCCGCCTGGCGGACGCCCGACGAATCGCCCTCTCCCAAGGCATTGGTTGCCACCTCGGGGGCGGGCCGGAGGATGGCTGGGCCATCAGCCTCCACCTGCGGCGGGGGCGGCCGGTGTCGGTGCTGGTGGTGGAGGACAACCCCGGCGCCATCGAGCTCTACCGGCGCTACCTCTCTGCCCGTTGCTGGCGAGTGCACAGCCTCTCGGATCCCCGAGTGACGGCGGAAGTGGCCCGCCAGTCTCTCCCTGACGTGATCGTCCTCGACATAATGATGCCTCGCCTGGACGGGTGGAGCGTACTGAGGCACCTGCGACAGCAACCGGAGACGGCCAACATCCCGGTGCTAGTCTGTTCGGTAGTAGAGCAGCCCGAGTTGACGACGATCCTGGGGGCCAATGCCTACCTGACCAAGCCAGTATCGGAGGGAGCCTTCATTGCCGCTCTTCGCCGTTGCCTGGCGGAGCCGGGGCGGTAG
- a CDS encoding carbohydrate ABC transporter permease: MATTSLMPVEQILEVPLTWVPRRYIWSNYPAALIYFPFFLFLRNTMIICVFTVVATVASCALVAYGFSRISWPGRNLVFAILIATMMIPYHVTLIPTFLIYKWLRWLDTLKPLTIPALTGSAFYIFLLRQFFMTIPNDLSEMAEMDGAGDFRVFWNMILPLSKPALSAVAVFTFLGSWNDFLWPLLVLNSEDKYTLSLGLYRYIGRYSAQWGLLMAACTMVTVPVIVLFFVAQRYFVQGITLTGIKG; this comes from the coding sequence ATGGCAACTACGTCTCTCATGCCTGTGGAGCAGATCCTGGAAGTGCCCCTGACCTGGGTGCCCCGGCGCTACATCTGGTCAAACTACCCCGCTGCACTGATCTACTTCCCCTTCTTTCTCTTTCTGCGCAACACCATGATCATCTGTGTCTTCACCGTGGTGGCCACGGTGGCGTCGTGTGCCCTGGTGGCCTACGGCTTCTCTCGAATCAGCTGGCCCGGACGCAACCTGGTGTTCGCCATTCTGATTGCCACCATGATGATCCCATACCATGTCACTCTGATCCCGACCTTCTTGATCTACAAGTGGCTGCGATGGCTGGACACCCTGAAGCCCCTGACGATCCCTGCTCTCACCGGCAGTGCCTTCTACATCTTCCTCCTCCGCCAGTTCTTCATGACTATCCCCAATGATCTGTCAGAGATGGCGGAGATGGACGGCGCGGGTGACTTCCGGGTCTTCTGGAACATGATCCTGCCCCTCTCCAAACCGGCGCTGTCTGCGGTGGCGGTGTTCACCTTCCTGGGAAGCTGGAATGACTTCCTCTGGCCCCTGCTGGTGCTGAACAGCGAGGACAAGTACACGCTGTCGCTGGGGCTCTATCGCTACATCGGTCGCTACAGCGCCCAGTGGGGCCTGCTCATGGCTGCCTGCACCATGGTCACCGTGCCGGTGATCGTGCTGTTCTTCGTGGCCCAAAGGTATTTCGTTCAGGGCATCACGCTGACCGGCATCAAGGGGTAG